The following proteins are encoded in a genomic region of Arthrobacter jiangjiafuii:
- a CDS encoding ABC transporter substrate-binding protein — protein MRNTTRGRSLPLAASAAALALALSACGGSGTSGENGAPAADVLENADGVTEVNFWHSMDGTNGETLDGLIKEFNDANDKIEVKSVYQGDYDTTITKYKAAVQSDSTPSMVQIYDIGTQFMIDSGAVVPTQAFIDRDEYDVSDLQPNIAGYYSIDDELWSMPFNTSMPVLYYNKTLFEAAGLDAETPPLTLADVGTAAGKLSKVNGGPAEFGFNAAIYGWLLEQEIATNGGLYCGPDNGRAGERAGEFTFNNDGAVEFVDWWKDMVATGVAGNTGRATADAQNAFKSGTIGMTLESTGALGGMQKAADEQGFELGVGFYPRIEENESGPIIGGASLWISEEGHSDAEKEASWQFMKFLAEPATQATWHTGTGYFPISVGALDEPKDVAWREQYPQFDVAVQQLADTKLTPATQGCSAGPMPQARKAAEDALEGALLGGDSETELTEAVTELKREIDSYNGSVQ, from the coding sequence ATGCGAAACACAACACGAGGCCGCAGCCTGCCGCTGGCAGCCAGCGCCGCCGCCCTGGCCCTGGCACTGTCCGCCTGCGGCGGCTCAGGGACATCCGGAGAGAACGGAGCTCCAGCAGCCGATGTCCTGGAGAACGCCGACGGCGTGACCGAGGTCAATTTCTGGCACTCCATGGACGGCACCAACGGGGAAACCCTGGACGGCCTGATCAAGGAATTCAACGATGCCAATGACAAGATCGAGGTCAAGAGCGTCTACCAGGGCGACTACGACACCACCATCACCAAGTACAAGGCCGCGGTCCAGTCCGACAGCACGCCCAGCATGGTGCAGATCTACGACATCGGCACCCAGTTCATGATCGACTCTGGCGCCGTGGTGCCCACCCAGGCCTTCATTGACCGCGACGAATACGACGTCTCCGACCTGCAGCCGAACATCGCCGGGTACTACTCCATCGACGACGAGCTCTGGTCGATGCCGTTCAATACCTCCATGCCGGTCCTCTACTACAACAAGACGCTCTTCGAGGCTGCCGGCCTCGATGCCGAAACCCCGCCGCTGACCCTGGCCGACGTCGGCACTGCCGCCGGCAAACTGTCCAAGGTGAACGGCGGACCCGCGGAATTCGGGTTCAACGCGGCCATCTACGGCTGGCTGCTCGAGCAGGAAATCGCCACCAACGGCGGCCTGTACTGCGGCCCGGACAACGGCCGGGCGGGGGAGCGCGCGGGCGAGTTCACGTTCAACAACGACGGCGCCGTGGAGTTTGTCGACTGGTGGAAGGACATGGTTGCCACCGGAGTGGCCGGCAACACCGGCCGGGCCACCGCCGATGCGCAGAACGCGTTCAAGAGCGGCACCATCGGCATGACGCTGGAATCCACCGGTGCCCTGGGCGGCATGCAGAAGGCTGCCGACGAGCAGGGCTTCGAACTGGGCGTGGGCTTCTACCCGCGGATCGAGGAGAACGAGTCAGGTCCGATCATCGGCGGCGCCTCGCTCTGGATCTCCGAGGAAGGCCATTCCGACGCCGAGAAGGAAGCGTCCTGGCAGTTCATGAAGTTCCTCGCCGAGCCGGCAACCCAGGCCACCTGGCACACCGGCACCGGCTACTTCCCGATCTCGGTGGGCGCCCTCGACGAGCCGAAGGACGTGGCCTGGCGCGAGCAGTACCCGCAGTTCGACGTCGCCGTGCAGCAGCTTGCCGACACGAAGCTGACCCCGGCCACCCAGGGCTGCTCCGCCGGCCCCATGCCGCAGGCCCGCAAGGCCGCGGAGGACGCACTGGAAGGCGCACTGCTCGGCGGCGACAGCGAGACCGAGCTGACCGAAGCAGTGACCGAGTTGAAGCGGGAAATCGACAGCTACAACGGCTCGGTACAGTAG
- a CDS encoding glycerophosphodiester phosphodiesterase — translation MARPQGHRPLVVGHRGNSGLAPENTAAAFASALAAGADMIETDVRLSADGELFLFHDGTGRRTTNIAEVFPDRADDPITSFTAAQLRRLDAGSWFGEQFRGEPILFFSELPAAVDFSLGINLEIKAPAESPGVEQALAAALAGEADWKRLAQQQPIAVSSFDHASVRAFHEAAPDVAVFQLVDGIPDQALLAGARWLQGVVANHLSLTAESAAAVRALDLGLWAYTVNGAEYTERALDTGLDAVITDFPGTLVERLSAQS, via the coding sequence ATAGCACGTCCACAGGGGCACCGTCCGCTCGTTGTCGGCCATCGAGGCAACAGCGGGCTGGCCCCGGAAAACACAGCCGCAGCCTTTGCCTCCGCCCTGGCGGCCGGCGCCGACATGATTGAGACCGATGTCCGCCTCAGTGCGGACGGCGAGTTGTTCCTCTTTCACGACGGCACCGGCCGCCGCACCACCAACATCGCCGAGGTATTTCCGGACCGTGCTGATGATCCGATCACGTCCTTCACCGCAGCGCAGCTGCGGCGCCTGGACGCCGGCTCGTGGTTCGGGGAGCAGTTCCGCGGCGAACCGATCCTCTTCTTCTCCGAGCTGCCCGCAGCCGTGGACTTCAGCCTCGGCATCAACCTGGAGATCAAGGCCCCGGCCGAATCACCGGGTGTGGAGCAGGCCCTGGCTGCTGCCCTGGCCGGCGAAGCCGACTGGAAGCGGCTGGCACAGCAGCAGCCAATCGCCGTCAGCTCCTTTGACCATGCCTCGGTGCGGGCCTTCCACGAGGCTGCACCTGATGTTGCCGTGTTCCAGCTCGTGGACGGGATTCCGGACCAGGCCCTCCTGGCCGGCGCGCGCTGGCTGCAGGGCGTCGTGGCCAACCATCTCAGCCTGACCGCGGAGTCCGCCGCCGCCGTCCGGGCCCTGGACCTGGGGCTGTGGGCCTACACGGTTAACGGAGCCGAGTACACGGAACGCGCGCTGGACACTGGCCTCGACGCCGTGATTACCGACTTCCCCGGAACCCTGGTGGAACGGCTCAGCGCCCAGTCCTAG
- a CDS encoding SDR family oxidoreductase, which produces MSVLIAGCGDLGTEAGLRFAAAGFSVLGWRRSPEKIPAPLTGQAADLTGRSGGLPRIPADTDVVVIAVAAGSRSEEAYRAAYVEGTANVLDALERDGVHPRRILFVSSTAVYGDAGGNWVDEQTPAAPASATGAVILEAEQLLHARRPDAVVLRLSGIYGPGRTRLIDSVNAGTAVVPASPQLTNRIHRDDATAAIVHLTTAVADPAPLYVGVDDEPVDLAEVLRFLADELGRELPDPAETAGSSRGGNRKLSNARLRGTGFGFAYPTFREGYRAVLSGAGVRHA; this is translated from the coding sequence GTGTCTGTCCTGATTGCCGGCTGCGGTGATCTGGGCACGGAAGCCGGCCTGCGGTTCGCCGCGGCCGGCTTTTCCGTGCTCGGCTGGCGCCGCAGCCCGGAGAAAATTCCCGCCCCGCTCACCGGGCAGGCCGCCGATCTGACGGGCCGCAGCGGCGGGCTGCCGCGCATTCCCGCGGACACCGACGTCGTGGTGATCGCCGTGGCCGCCGGCAGCCGCAGCGAGGAGGCCTACCGGGCCGCCTATGTGGAGGGCACCGCCAATGTGCTGGACGCGCTGGAGCGCGACGGCGTGCATCCGCGGCGGATCCTGTTTGTCTCCTCCACCGCGGTGTACGGCGACGCCGGCGGCAACTGGGTGGATGAACAGACACCGGCCGCGCCGGCCTCCGCAACCGGTGCCGTGATCCTCGAGGCGGAACAGCTGCTGCACGCGCGCCGTCCGGACGCGGTGGTGCTGCGGCTGTCCGGCATTTACGGGCCCGGACGCACCCGGCTGATCGACTCGGTGAACGCAGGCACCGCCGTCGTGCCCGCCTCCCCGCAGCTGACCAACCGGATCCACCGCGACGACGCCACCGCCGCCATCGTGCACCTCACCACCGCGGTGGCGGATCCCGCACCGCTGTATGTGGGCGTGGACGACGAGCCGGTGGACCTGGCCGAGGTGCTGCGGTTCCTCGCGGACGAGCTGGGCCGGGAGCTGCCGGATCCAGCGGAAACCGCCGGGTCCAGCCGGGGCGGGAACCGGAAGCTGTCCAACGCCCGGCTGCGCGGCACCGGGTTCGGCTTTGCCTATCCGACGTTCAGGGAGGGCTATCGCGCCGTGCTGTCCGGGGCCGGCGTCCGGCATGCCTAG
- a CDS encoding type 1 glutamine amidotransferase domain-containing protein: protein MANILMVVSAADSLTMKDGSEHPTGFWAEELVESHRVLREAGHTVRIATPNGTKPTVDAVSLDPSQAGGEEKAVAFTNYLAFIDAELSSPLPLTDADIAEYDAVIMPGGHGPMADLAFDKDLGRILVAADKDGKIIAPFCHGPAGLLSAETEEGGFIFAGRKLTVFTDEEELGGGTGENTPWFVEEVLRNKGAIVETGPAWSSFVVRDRNLISGQNPQSSEDVAKAVLSALAE from the coding sequence ATGGCAAACATTCTCATGGTCGTTTCAGCAGCCGATTCCCTCACGATGAAGGACGGCAGCGAGCATCCCACCGGTTTCTGGGCCGAGGAGCTCGTGGAATCGCACCGCGTCCTGCGCGAAGCCGGCCACACGGTGCGCATCGCCACCCCCAACGGCACCAAGCCCACCGTGGATGCGGTCAGCCTGGACCCGTCGCAGGCCGGGGGCGAAGAGAAGGCCGTGGCCTTCACCAACTACCTTGCCTTCATCGACGCCGAGCTCTCCTCCCCGCTGCCCCTCACGGACGCGGACATCGCGGAATACGACGCCGTCATCATGCCGGGCGGACACGGCCCCATGGCGGATCTGGCCTTCGACAAGGACCTGGGACGGATTCTCGTTGCAGCCGACAAGGACGGAAAGATCATCGCTCCGTTCTGTCACGGCCCGGCCGGTTTGCTGAGCGCCGAAACCGAAGAGGGCGGCTTCATCTTTGCCGGCCGCAAGCTGACCGTCTTCACCGATGAGGAAGAGCTTGGCGGCGGCACCGGAGAGAACACTCCCTGGTTTGTCGAAGAGGTGCTGCGCAACAAGGGCGCCATCGTGGAGACCGGTCCCGCCTGGTCCAGCTTTGTGGTCCGCGACCGGAACCTGATCTCCGGCCAGAACCCCCAGTCCAGCGAAGACGTGGCCAAGGCCGTGCTCTCCGCGCTGGCCGAGTAG
- a CDS encoding aldo/keto reductase: MSEQSVTPVPLTIDLSDLGTVRRLGFGAMRIVGPGVWGEPESRGAAVDVVRRAVELGVDFIDTADSYGPNISEEIIAEALYPYPDGVRIATKAGFVRTGPDAWVPVGRPEYLRQQVELSLRKLKVDSLDLFQLHRIDPKVPAEDQFAVMRDLQQEGKVKALGLSQVSVDQLKAAGEYFTVSTVQNRYNLTDRSSEDVLEYAEANGIGFIPWAPISAGELAQPGGPVAEAAKRLDATDSQVALAWLLRRSPVMMPIPGTGSIAHLEENLAAADLVLDDATYAELDAASQTAGK, encoded by the coding sequence ATGAGCGAGCAGAGCGTAACCCCCGTCCCCCTGACCATTGATCTCTCGGACCTGGGCACGGTCCGCCGTCTAGGTTTCGGTGCCATGCGCATCGTCGGCCCCGGAGTCTGGGGCGAGCCCGAAAGCCGCGGCGCCGCCGTCGACGTCGTCCGCCGGGCCGTGGAACTGGGCGTGGACTTCATTGACACCGCCGATTCCTACGGACCGAACATCAGCGAGGAAATCATCGCCGAGGCCCTGTACCCCTATCCCGACGGCGTGCGCATCGCCACCAAGGCCGGCTTTGTCCGCACCGGTCCGGATGCCTGGGTTCCGGTGGGCCGTCCCGAATACCTGCGCCAGCAGGTGGAACTGAGCCTCCGCAAGCTCAAGGTGGACTCCCTGGACCTGTTCCAGCTGCACCGCATCGACCCCAAGGTCCCGGCCGAAGACCAGTTCGCCGTCATGCGCGACCTGCAGCAGGAAGGCAAGGTCAAGGCTCTGGGCCTGTCCCAGGTGTCCGTGGACCAGCTCAAGGCCGCCGGCGAGTACTTCACCGTCTCCACCGTGCAGAACCGCTACAACCTCACCGACCGTTCCTCCGAGGACGTGCTGGAATACGCCGAAGCCAACGGCATCGGCTTCATCCCGTGGGCTCCGATCTCCGCGGGCGAGCTCGCGCAGCCCGGCGGCCCTGTCGCCGAGGCCGCCAAGCGCCTGGACGCCACCGATTCCCAGGTGGCACTGGCCTGGCTGCTGCGGCGCTCCCCCGTGATGATGCCGATCCCGGGCACCGGTTCCATCGCGCACCTCGAGGAGAACCTCGCCGCCGCGGACCTGGTGCTCGACGACGCCACCTACGCAGAGCTCGACGCCGCCAGCCAGACCGCCGGTAAGTAA
- a CDS encoding aldehyde dehydrogenase family protein, which produces MTTTSEASAQVVTGLYINGEPRRTQDNLAVADPAKPGSVAGYAAAASTQDVADAVGAAKAAFPGWSALSPQERAAQMAEAIAGIADLRDEDAAILSRENGKIVMESWVDTLVFEIRWQLALALAGQVEQDQILEPAPGIPVTTTVSYQPLGVVTVIVPFNWPVAILGASLPHALLAGNTAIVKPPPSAPLATTRIVQRVAEKLPPGVLNVVTGRDADLSGLIQNDDVAKVCFTGSVNGGKRIMEMASASLTRVTLELGGNDAALILEDALLDATRLDRLHAAVFDTTGQICMNAKRIYVHRSRMEELVAGLSARLEKTVLGYGLDEGTTMGPLHSPVQKAFVEDLVDEARESGAEVREFGEFPADLQLRGGNFLRPALVIDPSPELRVVTQEQFGPVIPIIPFDDEDEAIAMANDTWAGLCGSVWTEDPARANAVGSRLECGYVWVNDHGATRLDLRAPFGGMKYSGMGREQGIQGVRAFQDTRSIAHLDEAAAAAAAH; this is translated from the coding sequence ATGACGACGACTTCGGAGGCGTCCGCCCAGGTGGTTACCGGGCTGTACATCAATGGCGAGCCCAGGAGGACGCAGGACAACCTGGCCGTTGCCGATCCCGCCAAACCCGGGTCGGTTGCCGGCTACGCGGCGGCGGCCTCGACGCAGGACGTGGCGGATGCCGTCGGTGCCGCCAAGGCCGCCTTTCCTGGCTGGTCCGCGTTGTCCCCGCAGGAACGGGCGGCGCAGATGGCCGAGGCCATAGCCGGCATCGCCGACCTGCGGGACGAGGACGCTGCCATCCTGTCCCGGGAGAACGGCAAAATTGTCATGGAGAGCTGGGTGGACACCCTGGTCTTTGAGATCCGCTGGCAGCTGGCGCTGGCCCTGGCCGGGCAGGTGGAGCAGGACCAGATCCTGGAACCGGCGCCGGGCATCCCGGTCACCACCACCGTCTCCTACCAGCCGCTGGGCGTGGTGACCGTGATCGTGCCGTTCAACTGGCCGGTGGCGATCCTCGGAGCGTCGCTGCCCCATGCCCTGCTGGCAGGGAACACCGCCATCGTGAAGCCGCCGCCCAGCGCGCCCCTGGCCACCACCCGGATTGTGCAGCGCGTTGCCGAAAAGCTGCCGCCCGGAGTGCTGAACGTGGTCACCGGCCGGGACGCCGACCTGTCCGGCCTGATCCAGAACGACGACGTCGCCAAGGTCTGCTTTACCGGCAGCGTCAACGGCGGCAAGCGGATCATGGAAATGGCCTCCGCGTCGCTGACCCGGGTGACCCTGGAACTGGGCGGCAACGACGCGGCGCTCATCCTCGAAGACGCCCTGCTCGATGCCACCCGGCTGGACCGCCTCCACGCCGCCGTCTTCGACACCACGGGCCAGATCTGCATGAATGCCAAGCGCATCTATGTCCACCGCTCCCGGATGGAGGAACTGGTGGCGGGGCTGTCCGCCCGGTTGGAAAAGACCGTCCTGGGCTACGGGCTCGACGAGGGAACCACCATGGGGCCGCTGCACTCTCCGGTGCAGAAGGCCTTCGTGGAAGACCTGGTGGACGAGGCCCGGGAATCCGGGGCCGAGGTCCGCGAGTTCGGCGAATTCCCCGCGGATCTGCAGCTGCGCGGCGGAAACTTCCTGCGGCCGGCGCTGGTGATTGATCCGTCGCCGGAGCTGCGCGTGGTCACGCAGGAGCAGTTTGGGCCGGTCATCCCGATCATTCCCTTTGACGACGAGGACGAGGCCATCGCGATGGCCAACGACACCTGGGCCGGGCTCTGCGGTTCGGTGTGGACGGAAGATCCGGCCAGGGCCAACGCGGTGGGGTCCCGGCTTGAGTGCGGGTATGTGTGGGTCAACGACCACGGCGCCACCCGGCTGGACCTGCGTGCTCCGTTTGGCGGTATGAAGTACTCCGGCATGGGACGGGAACAGGGAATCCAGGGTGTGCGGGCCTTCCAGGACACCCGGTCCATTGCCCACCTCGACGAGGCCGCTGCCGCCGCTGCCGCCCACTGA
- the ligM gene encoding vanillate/3-O-methylgallate O-demethylase, with translation MPAPSLQEVLDASGNTVDHLRNVQVGAYVYPVVAAEFTNWRREVGAWRETAVLFDQSHHMDNLFISGPGALALISDTAINSVANFPVDKAKQYVPVTPYGHVIGDGILFREGEEEFVFVGRSPAVNWLLYNAEHGGYDVELRADRRSPSRPMGKAVSRDYWRLQIQGPRAWDVIEKVHGGPLEQLKFFTMSHMLVGGTRVRALRHGMAGAPGLELWGPYGDYDRIRDTILEAGAEFGLEPAGARAYSCNTLESGWIPSPLPGIYSGDELAGYRQWLGGNSFEANSAVAGSYVPESVEGYYSTPWELGYGSFIKYDHDFIGRDALEAMDPAAQRRKVTLAWDGNDVAAIHASMYQKEELPYKFFDLPNANYGASNFDSVVDASGKVVGVSMFTGYSWNEKRPLSLAVVDPGVETGSRLKVIWGEPDGGTRKSSVEPHRQYAVNVEVGPVPFSEAVRQDYTDGGWRKSVPV, from the coding sequence ATGCCCGCCCCTTCCCTGCAAGAGGTCCTGGACGCTTCCGGAAACACCGTGGACCACCTGCGCAACGTGCAGGTCGGCGCCTACGTGTATCCGGTGGTGGCTGCAGAATTCACCAACTGGCGCCGGGAGGTCGGCGCCTGGCGCGAAACGGCCGTGCTGTTTGACCAGTCCCACCACATGGACAACCTCTTTATCTCCGGTCCCGGGGCGCTGGCACTGATTTCCGATACGGCCATCAATTCGGTGGCCAACTTCCCGGTGGACAAGGCCAAGCAGTACGTTCCGGTCACCCCCTACGGCCACGTCATTGGCGACGGCATCCTGTTCCGCGAAGGTGAGGAGGAATTTGTCTTTGTGGGCCGCTCACCGGCCGTGAACTGGCTGCTCTACAACGCAGAACACGGCGGGTACGACGTCGAGCTGCGCGCCGACCGGCGCTCGCCGTCGCGGCCCATGGGCAAGGCCGTGTCCCGGGACTACTGGCGGCTGCAGATCCAGGGGCCCCGGGCGTGGGACGTCATCGAAAAGGTGCACGGCGGCCCGCTGGAGCAGCTGAAGTTCTTCACCATGTCCCACATGCTGGTGGGTGGAACCCGGGTCCGGGCCCTGCGCCACGGCATGGCCGGAGCGCCCGGGCTGGAACTCTGGGGACCGTACGGGGACTATGACCGGATCCGCGACACCATCCTTGAAGCCGGCGCGGAATTCGGGCTGGAACCGGCCGGCGCCCGGGCCTACTCCTGCAACACCCTGGAATCGGGGTGGATCCCCTCGCCGCTGCCGGGCATCTACAGCGGAGACGAGCTGGCCGGCTACCGGCAGTGGCTTGGCGGGAACAGCTTCGAAGCGAACTCCGCCGTGGCCGGATCCTATGTGCCGGAGTCGGTCGAGGGGTATTACAGCACCCCTTGGGAGCTGGGTTACGGGTCCTTCATCAAGTACGACCATGACTTCATTGGCAGGGACGCGCTGGAAGCGATGGACCCGGCGGCGCAGCGGCGGAAGGTCACCCTGGCCTGGGACGGAAATGACGTTGCCGCCATCCACGCGTCGATGTACCAAAAGGAGGAGCTGCCCTACAAGTTCTTCGACCTGCCCAATGCCAACTACGGAGCCTCGAATTTTGATTCCGTGGTGGACGCCTCGGGCAAGGTGGTGGGGGTTTCCATGTTCACCGGCTACAGCTGGAACGAGAAGCGGCCGCTGTCCCTTGCGGTAGTGGACCCTGGCGTGGAGACCGGCTCCCGGCTCAAGGTCATCTGGGGCGAGCCGGACGGCGGAACACGGAAATCATCCGTTGAACCGCACCGGCAATACGCGGTCAACGTGGAGGTCGGCCCGGTGCCTTTCTCCGAGGCGGTCCGCCAGGACTACACGGACGGCGGCTGGCGGAAATCTGTGCCCGTTTAG
- a CDS encoding VOC family protein, with protein MDWKIELVPVPVSDVDASKAFYVDQIGFNADFDERVNPELRFVQLTPPGSACSVVIGPGTTDMVPGSQRIQIVVPSAAEARQHLVEHGVQTSDITPLDWGTFVYFSDPDGNQWSLQELPEIPPTLPSEESPDEPL; from the coding sequence ATGGACTGGAAAATTGAACTTGTGCCCGTGCCCGTGTCCGACGTGGATGCCTCGAAGGCGTTCTACGTGGACCAGATCGGTTTCAACGCTGACTTTGACGAGCGCGTGAATCCGGAACTGCGGTTTGTGCAGCTCACCCCGCCCGGCTCCGCCTGCTCGGTGGTGATCGGCCCGGGCACCACCGATATGGTGCCCGGTTCGCAGCGGATCCAGATCGTGGTGCCCAGTGCCGCGGAGGCCCGGCAGCATCTGGTGGAGCACGGCGTTCAGACCAGCGACATCACTCCGCTGGACTGGGGGACCTTCGTGTACTTCAGCGATCCGGACGGCAACCAGTGGTCGCTGCAGGAACTGCCGGAGATTCCGCCCACCCTGCCGTCGGAGGAATCGCCGGACGAGCCCTTGTAG